Part of the Desulfobulbaceae bacterium genome, CTCGCCACCTATTCAACCCGGCTCAACGCTGAGGGCGAGTCAAGGCATCTTCCGTTAAAGTACGCTTTGGAAGAGTACGACGGTAACAATGAAAAACTTTTGGAGCTTCTTATTACGGTAGATGCTGCCGCTGAGCAGAGTAAGCTGGTGGCGGATCTGCGGGATACTGGTGAGTTGTTTCATCCATTGGCCTGGTCTGTTAAAGAAGCGGCTACCTTTTTTCGGGAGATTCCGCTTTATGAAGAGTCTGGTATTCTCTGCCGGATTCCTAACTGGTGGAAGGGGAAAGCTGCCAAGATAGGTCTGACAATCAGCATTGGAGAGAAAACACCATCGACGGTCGGACTGAAGGCCTTGCTTGATTTCAAGCCTCGACTCATGGTTGGAGATACTGAGATATCAGAGGCTGAGGCCCGCCGCCTGCTCATGGAAGCCGAAGGCCTGGCATTTATAAAAAACAAGTGGGTCGCAGTTGATCCCGAGAAATTGCGACAGACTCTGGAGGCCTATGAAAAAGCCAGAAAACTCAACGGTGATGAGGGGATTAGCCTTCTGGATGCCATGCGTCTCTCCATTAACCCACAGAAAGTTATCGGTACCGAAGATGGCGAGGTGCTTAGCGGAGTGTCGCATGGCGAATGGCTCCAATCGGTTTTTGAAAAGTTACATCATCCTGCAGCAAGCACTGCTGTCAAAACGGCCAAAACATTTAAAGCCAAACTTAGAGGGTATCAGCACGATGGTTTGAATTGGCTGTTTTGCCTGCATAGTTTGAAGCTAGGCGCCTGTCTGGCGGATGATATGGGACTGGGCAAGACTGTGCAGGTACTTGCTTTTCTTAATGTCCTGAAAGCGGAGCAAAGACGAGACGGGGTGACTGGAGCATCGTTATTGATAATCCCGGCATCACTTTTTTCAAACTGGATTAATGAGATAGACTCATTTTTCCCGAGCCTTACCTATGTTGCCGCCCATCCGGATCTTCATAAGCCGGGTACAGTTCCGGAACTGAACGCCGCGAAACTTGATGCACTGGATCTGGTGATAACGACCTACGCATTAGCGCAGAGATATACATGGATTCAGGACTATTTCTGGAACTATATTATTCTCGATGAAGCGCAGGCTATCAAGAATCCGGGTACCAAGCAGACTGTAGCGATTAAAAAATTGAAATCTGCCAATAGGATTGTCATGACCGGTACTCCGGTTGAAAACAGGTTGTCTGACCTCTGGAGTCTGTTTGACTTTTTAAATCCGGGGTTACTTGGCAATGCCAAAGAGTTTGGTCATTTCAGTAAAGGTCTTGCCAAAAATCCGAATGGCTATGCTGGCCTGCGGAAAGTTGTCAGCCCCTTCATTCTTCGGCGCTTAAAGTCTGACAAGTCGATTATTTCTGATCTGCCGGACAAGGTGGAGGTGAAGACCTGGGCCTCCATGAGTAAAAAGCAGGCCGTGCTTTACGGTGAAGTAATTGAAGGAATTCATGAGGCGATTGACAATTCGGAGGGCATTCAAAGAAAGGGCCTTATTTTATCGGCTCTGATGAAGTTTAAACAGCTATGCAATCATCCGTCCCAGTATTTGGGCCTTAGTGCCTTTGATGAAAAGGAGAGCGGCAAATTTCAACGGTTGCGCGAGATATGTGAAACGATCTACGAAAAAAGAGAGAAAGTTCTGGTCTTCACCCAGTTTAAAGAGATGACGGGACCACTAGCTCAGTTTTTGGCCACTATCTTTCAAAGGGACGGTTTGATACTGCATGGCAGCGTTCCTGTGGGAAAAAGAAAAGAACTTGTTTCGAGATTCCAGAGTCATGAATATGTGCCTTTTTTCATTTTATCACTGAAGGCTGGTGGCGTTGGCCTTAACCTGACGGCGGCCAACCATGTGATTCACTTTGATCGATGGTGGAACCCGGCGGTGGAGAATCAGGCAACGGACA contains:
- a CDS encoding DEAD/DEAH box helicase; this translates as MTQHDLTAAIMPDRTLLLEWLPAAGKLNKLSELLQNELFEQYAADPDSWLFFVGFCNKNIVLSPSLSFWRRFSGLFIRQLSLTPDIEELRGEIDIPLAQEELVQLHEQMPLMVGSEYLNEEALFTLWEGIHDIFSQKITTYAGSVAEFVKEYRPDLHLLGRIYFHLVENKKSDSPFAFLATYSTRLNAEGESRHLPLKYALEEYDGNNEKLLELLITVDAAAEQSKLVADLRDTGELFHPLAWSVKEAATFFREIPLYEESGILCRIPNWWKGKAAKIGLTISIGEKTPSTVGLKALLDFKPRLMVGDTEISEAEARRLLMEAEGLAFIKNKWVAVDPEKLRQTLEAYEKARKLNGDEGISLLDAMRLSINPQKVIGTEDGEVLSGVSHGEWLQSVFEKLHHPAASTAVKTAKTFKAKLRGYQHDGLNWLFCLHSLKLGACLADDMGLGKTVQVLAFLNVLKAEQRRDGVTGASLLIIPASLFSNWINEIDSFFPSLTYVAAHPDLHKPGTVPELNAAKLDALDLVITTYALAQRYTWIQDYFWNYIILDEAQAIKNPGTKQTVAIKKLKSANRIVMTGTPVENRLSDLWSLFDFLNPGLLGNAKEFGHFSKGLAKNPNGYAGLRKVVSPFILRRLKSDKSIISDLPDKVEVKTWASMSKKQAVLYGEVIEGIHEAIDNSEGIQRKGLILSALMKFKQLCNHPSQYLGLSAFDEKESGKFQRLREICETIYEKREKVLVFTQFKEMTGPLAQFLATIFQRDGLILHGSVPVGKRKELVSRFQSHEYVPFFILSLKAGGVGLNLTAANHVIHFDRWWNPAVENQATDRAFRIGQKKNVMVHKFLTQGTIEEKIDEMLTQKAKLSNDIIAASGENWITEMSNEELYEMFTLRL